A section of the Cryobacterium soli genome encodes:
- a CDS encoding sugar kinase, producing MAHRGRDLMGDHHDTTPAVLCFGETMGMFTPTTSLPLDEASAFTLGTGGAESNVAMHLAELGHTVAWASTVGTDPVGSKIVAALRGAGVDTRWVGRSSDAPTGLYLKEPDTGSGAHVFYYRQGSAASTLKIADAVGWPLAGARWVHTTGITPALSESCSALVEHVLEHAAEWGVSVSFDINFRPGLWPVAEAAPRLLALAGKATVVLVGLDEAAVLWGCVTAADVRALLPGVPYLVVKDSSIDATEYALAADETDTVTVVPARRVEVVEPVGAGDAFAAGYLSSLILAAPSAERLERGHSRAAWALGSREDFRPGLGRRMSADEPTDHTHATAHAERVAALRR from the coding sequence GTGGCACATCGGGGCCGTGACCTGATGGGCGACCACCACGACACGACACCCGCGGTGCTGTGCTTCGGCGAGACCATGGGTATGTTCACCCCCACCACATCGCTGCCGCTCGACGAAGCCAGTGCCTTCACCCTGGGCACCGGCGGCGCAGAGTCCAACGTGGCCATGCACCTGGCCGAGCTCGGCCACACTGTGGCCTGGGCCAGCACGGTGGGCACCGACCCCGTCGGCAGCAAGATCGTCGCCGCGCTGCGCGGCGCCGGTGTCGACACCCGGTGGGTCGGCCGCTCATCCGATGCACCAACAGGGCTCTACCTCAAGGAGCCCGACACCGGTAGTGGAGCCCACGTGTTCTACTACCGCCAAGGCTCGGCGGCATCCACGCTGAAGATCGCGGATGCCGTCGGCTGGCCCCTGGCCGGCGCCCGGTGGGTGCACACCACCGGCATCACCCCCGCGTTGTCGGAGTCCTGCTCCGCCCTCGTGGAGCACGTGCTCGAGCACGCCGCCGAATGGGGCGTCTCTGTCTCGTTCGACATCAACTTCCGTCCGGGCCTCTGGCCCGTGGCGGAGGCCGCACCGCGTCTGCTCGCCCTGGCCGGCAAGGCCACGGTGGTGCTCGTCGGACTCGACGAGGCCGCCGTGCTCTGGGGCTGCGTCACCGCCGCCGACGTGCGCGCCCTGCTGCCCGGCGTGCCGTACCTGGTCGTGAAGGACTCGTCGATCGACGCGACCGAGTACGCCCTGGCCGCCGACGAAACCGACACCGTCACCGTGGTGCCGGCCCGCCGGGTCGAGGTCGTCGAACCCGTGGGGGCCGGCGACGCCTTCGCGGCAGGCTATCTGTCCAGCCTGATACTCGCGGCCCCCTCCGCCGAACGACTCGAACGCGGCCACTCCCGCGCCGCGTGGGCGCTAGGCAGTCGCGAAGACTTCCGGCCCGGGCTCGGCCGGCGCATGTCGGCCGACGAACCCACCGATCACACACACGCCACGGCACACGCCGAACGCGTCGCAGCCCTCAGGAGATGA